A window of Acidobacteriota bacterium contains these coding sequences:
- a CDS encoding IS630 family transposase has protein sequence MKTPTKFVKELSAEQRGQLLDIYKTDLRWRPRQRAQAILLSARGYTLDQFAALFEVDRDRVSQWLDWWGEYQFDGLDDDSRNGRPPKLDEAEQARAIELVRAEPRSTKHGLQRIAAEIGKVISQDTLRFIRKTGGYVWKRARRSLRLFRDADEFRAAQGELAQLRVAALQPGSDFDMWYFDEAGFTLQPSVPYAWQRVGERLELATAHGPRQNILGFFNLRQCFHSFAFTGTIDTHTCLHRHD, from the coding sequence ATGAAAACTCCGACTAAATTCGTAAAAGAACTTTCTGCCGAACAACGTGGTCAGTTACTCGATATTTACAAAACTGATCTGCGCTGGCGCCCGCGGCAACGCGCCCAGGCGATTCTCTTGAGCGCCCGCGGCTACACCCTCGACCAGTTCGCCGCCCTCTTTGAAGTTGACCGCGACCGCGTGAGCCAATGGCTCGATTGGTGGGGCGAGTACCAGTTCGACGGACTGGACGATGACTCGCGCAATGGCCGCCCGCCCAAGCTGGACGAAGCCGAACAGGCGCGCGCCATTGAGTTAGTGCGCGCGGAACCGCGTTCCACCAAGCACGGCTTGCAACGCATCGCCGCCGAAATCGGAAAAGTCATTAGCCAGGACACGTTGCGCTTCATTCGCAAAACTGGCGGCTATGTCTGGAAGCGTGCGCGCCGCAGTCTGCGCCTTTTCCGCGATGCAGACGAATTTCGCGCGGCCCAGGGGGAACTTGCGCAACTCCGGGTGGCGGCCTTACAGCCGGGCAGCGACTTCGACATGTGGTACTTCGACGAAGCCGGCTTCACCCTACAGCCGAGCGTGCCCTATGCCTGGCAGCGCGTCGGCGAGCGCCTTGAACTGGCCACGGCGCACGGGCCGCGCCAAAACATTCTGGGCTTTTTCAATCTGCGCCAATGCTTTCATTCATTTGCCTTCACCGGCACGATTGATACGCACACCTGCCTTCACCGGCACGATTGA
- a CDS encoding transposase, with product MIRTPAFTGTIDTHTVVHCFELFIQRRRKPAVVVIDNAPIHTSEEFEAERERWEADGLYFKFLPSYSPELNLIELLWRKIKYEWLPLNAYQNFKTLTNELFEVLKGVGSKYRITFS from the coding sequence TTGATACGCACACCTGCCTTCACCGGCACGATTGATACGCACACCGTGGTGCACTGCTTCGAACTCTTCATCCAGCGCCGCCGCAAACCCGCAGTAGTGGTAATTGACAACGCCCCAATTCACACCAGCGAAGAATTTGAAGCGGAACGCGAACGCTGGGAAGCTGACGGTTTGTACTTCAAGTTCTTGCCGTCTTACTCGCCGGAACTGAACCTGATCGAGTTACTCTGGCGCAAAATTAAGTACGAGTGGTTACCACTAAACGCCTACCAGAACTTCAAGACCCTAACCAATGAGTTATTTGAGGTACTCAAGGGAGTGGGCTCAAAATACCGGATTACTTTCTCGTAG
- a CDS encoding ISL3 family transposase, with amino-acid sequence MPDYFLVGACAICSRCGEKTFEFHSYDDPLRLRHLPILAQRVFIELRPKRYRCPTCDDHPTTRQQCAWCEPRAPHTKAFDQSLLRQLINSTVSDVARKQEASYDAVLGAIKRGVARAVNWREFTALKVIGMDEIALRKGHRDFVVIVTLRRGNGDIALLGVLANRKKETVVTFLRSIPLKLRASSERVCADRYEGYTNAVKEEITQARVVIDRFHVAKAYRECADKLRKSQLRELKQELDEEEYKLLKGTLWPFRCNAADLEPEQEQAVALLLECAPDLRKADDLREELSAIFDAEQSKESAKRAITNWIGRVK; translated from the coding sequence ATACCGGATTACTTTCTCGTAGGTGCTTGTGCGATCTGCTCCCGATGTGGAGAGAAGACCTTTGAATTTCACAGCTACGATGATCCGCTCCGCTTGCGGCATTTGCCGATTCTGGCGCAGCGCGTGTTCATTGAGTTGCGCCCGAAGCGTTACCGCTGTCCGACTTGCGACGATCATCCGACTACCAGGCAGCAGTGCGCTTGGTGCGAGCCGCGCGCGCCGCACACGAAAGCCTTTGATCAATCCCTGCTGCGGCAGTTGATCAATAGCACGGTCAGTGATGTGGCGCGCAAGCAGGAAGCCAGTTATGACGCGGTCCTGGGGGCGATCAAGCGAGGCGTGGCGCGCGCGGTCAACTGGCGCGAGTTCACGGCACTGAAAGTCATCGGGATGGATGAGATCGCGCTGCGCAAAGGGCACCGCGATTTCGTCGTGATCGTCACTTTGCGGCGTGGGAATGGCGACATTGCGTTGCTCGGCGTGCTTGCCAATCGGAAGAAAGAGACGGTGGTGACCTTCTTGCGTTCGATCCCGCTCAAATTGCGGGCGAGCAGTGAGCGGGTCTGCGCCGACAGGTATGAAGGCTACACGAATGCGGTCAAAGAAGAGATCACGCAAGCCCGTGTAGTGATTGACCGGTTTCATGTCGCCAAGGCGTACCGTGAGTGCGCCGACAAGTTGCGCAAAAGCCAGTTGCGCGAATTGAAGCAAGAACTCGATGAAGAAGAATACAAACTGCTCAAAGGCACGCTGTGGCCGTTTCGGTGCAACGCCGCTGATCTTGAGCCGGAGCAGGAGCAAGCCGTTGCGCTGCTGTTGGAATGCGCACCTGATCTACGCAAAGCCGATGACCTGCGCGAAGAGTTGAGTGCGATCTTTGACGCCGAGCAGAGTAAAGAGTCGGCCAAACGCGCCATCACCAACTGGATTGGTCGCGTTAAATAG
- a CDS encoding transposase codes for MTTLDNWLDEITNYFLDRQTSGFQEGFNNKLKVPKRRC; via the coding sequence TTGACGACGCTTGATAACTGGCTCGATGAGATCACCAACTATTTTCTCGACCGCCAGACGAGCGGTTTTCAAGAGGGCTTCAACAACAAGCTTAAAGTCCCCAAACGGCGCTGTTAA
- a CDS encoding IS1595 family transposase has product MEKELYQPKTIQDAIKFFADQDTCLQYMIPLRWPSGVTCPFCQGVEHSFITTRRIWRCKGCKKQFSIKHSSIMEDSPLGLDKWLVAMWLIINAKNGISSWEIHRALGITQKSAWFLAHRIRLAFQTGSFTVMSEQVEADETFVGGLAKNMHHDRREQIIQGRGGVGKAIVMGILERHETEGASQVLATVIPDRSADTLQEQIYSNVEPGSQVCTDDWTGYNGLNEDYAHSVVNHSAKQYVVGDAHTNGCENFWTLFKRCVKGTWVSVEDEHLHRYVAEQEFRFNERSGKDNDRFVKTVRNIGDKRIIYKQLIERGSAPVGRRGRIPQRNQDEHAETDQP; this is encoded by the coding sequence ATGGAAAAAGAGCTTTACCAACCCAAAACAATTCAAGACGCCATCAAGTTCTTTGCTGACCAAGACACTTGCTTACAATACATGATTCCGCTGCGTTGGCCTAGTGGAGTCACTTGCCCATTTTGTCAGGGCGTAGAGCATAGCTTCATTACTACGCGCCGGATTTGGCGTTGCAAGGGCTGCAAAAAACAGTTTTCCATCAAGCATAGCAGCATCATGGAAGACTCACCTTTAGGTTTGGACAAATGGCTTGTCGCCATGTGGTTGATTATCAATGCCAAGAACGGTATTAGCTCTTGGGAAATTCATCGGGCACTTGGTATTACGCAAAAGAGCGCATGGTTCCTCGCACATCGTATTCGCCTCGCCTTTCAAACTGGCTCATTTACGGTTATGTCTGAGCAGGTTGAAGCTGACGAAACCTTTGTTGGCGGCTTGGCGAAGAACATGCATCACGACCGCCGCGAGCAAATCATTCAAGGCCGTGGTGGCGTTGGCAAAGCCATCGTTATGGGCATCCTTGAACGTCACGAGACAGAAGGCGCAAGCCAAGTGCTGGCAACCGTGATTCCTGACCGTTCAGCCGATACCCTGCAAGAGCAAATCTATTCCAACGTTGAACCCGGTAGCCAAGTCTGCACCGATGATTGGACAGGCTACAACGGTTTGAATGAAGACTACGCTCACAGCGTTGTTAATCACTCTGCCAAGCAATACGTGGTAGGAGATGCGCATACGAATGGTTGCGAAAACTTCTGGACGCTATTCAAACGTTGCGTCAAAGGCACTTGGGTTAGCGTCGAAGATGAGCATCTACATCGTTACGTTGCGGAACAGGAGTTCCGCTTTAATGAACGCAGTGGCAAAGACAATGACCGCTTCGTTAAAACCGTCCGCAATATCGGCGACAAGCGCATCATCTACAAGCAACTGATTGAACGCGGTAGCGCCCCCGTGGGCCGTCGTGGTAGAATCCCACAACGGAATCAAGATGAACACGCCGAAACCGATCAACCCTGA